AGGCCGAGTAAACGACGTTCAATAAAAGACATCAACGCAGCGATCAATACCACAACCAGCAAGATCACAATCGCTTGAACAACTGAGTAGGCAACTGGCCAGTTCTCAGCCCAAAACGGCGTTTGACGGATTAATTCTTGTTCCATGAATTATGCTCCTACCGCGACTGATACAGGCTCAGCAAGAGATACCGTCGGTGCAAGACCAACTGGGTAACCAATATAACCTGTAGGTAAATATTCAATCACTTGAACAGGAAGAACGATAGATGTATCGCCTGCTTTCACAGTGATTGTCTGACCGTCTTGAACATTCAAACGTGCTGCATCTTGTTCACCTACCGCAAACACTGCCTCAGGAATACGTGTTTCCATCGCAGGGGTTTTCACGGTAAATTCACCAGAACCGAAGATATGGTGCATCGGAACTAAACGGAAGCTTTCAGCATTGATGAGGACGGGTGCAGGTGCAACAAAGGTACGTACAGGACGCTTCGCTAAACGATCGAATAAACGAATACCCGAATCACCACCTTTTAAGTGACCGCCCACTTTATCTTGGAATTTGTTCCAAGCTTGTGGTGAGTTCCAACCTGCTGACCATGCAAATGGTACAAGCGGAGATGGTGTTTGATTACCGACGTAACCTTCCATAGAGAAAGTTAATGCAGAATCCTTATCCACGGGTTGTTTCGGTTCATGTACAGACAGTGGTGCACGCATCGAAGTGCGACCAGAGTAACGACGTGGTTCACGTGCCACTTTTAAACCATGGACACGGAAGCCCGCATCAGGTGCAACATCTTGAATTGCCTCAAGAGCAGGCACATTTTTCGCAACCGCCTCAATCACGTCATCCAGTAGTGTCCACGAAATTGCTTGGCCTTTAAGACCTGTTTCAATAGCGTGTAACCAGCGCCAAGACTCTTTGATCGCAAGTTCTGGTTTGTAGTAGCTTGGGTCATACACTTGGTAGAAACGTTGTGCACGGCCTTCTTGTGATACCACCGTACCGTCACCTTCAGCAAAGCTTGCAGCAGACAGCACAACCGTTGCTTTTTTCACAGTCTCAGTTTCTGAGTGATCAAGAACAATCAGGTCTTTGGCTTTAGCCAGTGCAGCATCAACCTGTTTCGCAGGTAAACGGCGGTAAAGATCATTTTCAACCACAATAATGGCATCGTAATCTTTGGCGAATACTTGTTCTAAGCTTTGACCACCGAAGATTGCCATACCCATTGAGTTCACTTCAGGAACCGTCAAAGTCAGACCTGCATGGCCAAGGTTCTGTGCCACTTGTGCAGCAGCTTCCATGATCGCAGGATCTTGTAAGCTAGTCCCCGAGATAATGAGTGGCTTTTTCGCAGCTTTTAAGGTATCTGCAATGCCTTGAGCAAATGCTTTGGCATCGTCATCTAGACCTAAAATGCTTTCGCCTTTCACTGCAGCAGCCACGGCAAAACCTAAACGTGCGATGTCATTTGGAGAGGCAACCACTTCACCTGTTGCAACATCCGCTAAACGGGTTTGTGTTGCAGCCAAAATGAAGATTGGAGACTTATGATCTTGACCAATACGTTGAACTGGTTCAGCCAACCACTCTTGCGTACGACGTTCTGCTGCCATTTCTTTGGCTTTGTTCTTTGACGCCTGACGAACAGATAAAGCCATACGTGGTGCAGTTTGGGTTAAATCTTCACCCAAAATCAGCACTGCATCATAGCTTTCAATCTCACGCATATTCGGGTTGTAAACACCCTCGGTTTGCATGATTGACGCTGCAAGCTCAACCAAGTTTTGCTCTTTTTGAGACAAGCCAGTCGAGAAGTTGTCTTGACCCACCAGTTCGCGAAGTGCAAAGTTTGACTCGATAGATGCACGTGGTGAACCAATACCTAAGACTTTTTTGCCTTGGATATTTGCAATCACGGTATCAAGCGCTGTATCGACTGAAACAGTATCTACAGTTGAACCTTTACGGAACTGGGGTTGACGTGGACGATCTGCACGGTTCACATAACCCGTGCCGAAACGACCTTTGTCACACAAGAAGTACTGATTCACTTCACCGTTGTAACGGTTTTCGACGCGGCGTAATTCGCCATAACGCTCACCCGGAGAAATGTTACAGCCTGAAGAACAGCCTTGGCATACGCTTGGCGCATACTGCATGTCCCATTTACGGTTATAACGCTCTGAATGGGTTTTGTCGGTAAATACACCTGTTGGGCAGACTTCAGTCAAGTTACCTGAGAATTCAGACTCTAAAGTGCCTGATTCTGGACGACCGAAGTAAACACGGGATGCACTTGCATACACACCAAAGTCTGTACCGCCAGCGTAATCGTTATAGTAACGAACACAACGGTAGCACGCGATACAACGGTTCATTTCGTGAGAAATAAATGAGCCAAGCTCTTGGTTGTAATGGGTGCGTTTGGTGAAACGATAGCGACGACGATCGTGCTGAGTCATGACCGTCATATCTTGTAAATGACAGTGACCACCCTCTTCACAGACTGGACAGTCGTGAGGGTGATTGGTCATTAAGAATTCAACAATCGATGCACGAAAATCTGTCGCTTCTTTGTCTTCAATCGAAATATAGGTATTGTCAGATGCTGGAGTCATACATGACATTACTAAGCGACCGCGAGTATCTTCAGGGTTCGCATATTGAGTAACGGCACACTGACGGCAAGAACCAACAGAACCTAAGGACGGATGCCAACAAAAGTACGGGATATCAATACCCAAAGACAAACATGCTTGTAGCAAGTTCTCTGAGCCATCGACTTCATACGATTTGCCATCGACATGAATTGTAGCCATAGTCGAATTCCTTAAGCTTGTTCTACGTGGCTTGCTTGTGCAATCGGACTATTCGTCACTTTTGCTTCAAACTCGCTACGGAAATATTTGAGTGCACCCATTAATGGTTCCATCGCACCCGGCGCATGCGCACAGAATGTCTTACCGATCCACAATTTCTTGGTGAGCTCTTGGAGATGTTCAATGTCTTCCATCTTTCCTTCACCCGTTTCAATTGCTTTAAGCGCTTTAACTGCCCAAGGTAAACCATCACGGCACGGTGTACAGAAACCACACGATTCACGTGCAAAGAATTCTTCTAAGTTACGTGTTGCAGAAACCATACACTGAGTTTCATCGACCACCATCAGCAAACACGTACCTAAACGCGAACCTGCTTTCATGATGCTTTCAGCATCCATAGGCAGGTCAATATGCTCAGCCGCCAAGAAGTCTGTTGAAGCGCCACCTGGTAACCATGCTTTAAGCGTTAAGCCATCGCGCATGCCACCGGCATAGTCTTCGATCACTTCACGTGCAGTGGTACCAAAAGGAAGCTCCCATAGACCCGGGAATTTCACTTTGCCTGAAGCGCCGTAAATTTTTGTGCCTGGATCTTTCGACTTACCTTCAGATAAACCGACGTACCATTCTGGACCACGTAAAATAATTGCAGGTAAGTTATTGAAGGTCTCTACGTTGTTGACAATCGTAGGACGTCCCCAAGCACCCGCAACTTGTGGGAATGGTGGTTTAGTCCGCGGGTTTGCACGGCGACCTTCAAGCGAGTTAATCAATGCAGTTTCTTCACCACAAATATAACGACCCGCACCAGTATGCACATGCATATCGAAGTTCCAACCTGTTCCAAGGATGTTTTCACCCAAGTAACCTTTGGCACGAATTTGCTCAAGCGCTTCATTTAAGTAGCTAGCCGCTTCGATGTATTCACCACGGATGAAGATATAACCTTGAGTTGCCTC
This genomic window from Acinetobacter sp. TGL-Y2 contains:
- the nuoG gene encoding NADH-quinone oxidoreductase subunit NuoG, with the protein product MATIHVDGKSYEVDGSENLLQACLSLGIDIPYFCWHPSLGSVGSCRQCAVTQYANPEDTRGRLVMSCMTPASDNTYISIEDKEATDFRASIVEFLMTNHPHDCPVCEEGGHCHLQDMTVMTQHDRRRYRFTKRTHYNQELGSFISHEMNRCIACYRCVRYYNDYAGGTDFGVYASASRVYFGRPESGTLESEFSGNLTEVCPTGVFTDKTHSERYNRKWDMQYAPSVCQGCSSGCNISPGERYGELRRVENRYNGEVNQYFLCDKGRFGTGYVNRADRPRQPQFRKGSTVDTVSVDTALDTVIANIQGKKVLGIGSPRASIESNFALRELVGQDNFSTGLSQKEQNLVELAASIMQTEGVYNPNMREIESYDAVLILGEDLTQTAPRMALSVRQASKNKAKEMAAERRTQEWLAEPVQRIGQDHKSPIFILAATQTRLADVATGEVVASPNDIARLGFAVAAAVKGESILGLDDDAKAFAQGIADTLKAAKKPLIISGTSLQDPAIMEAAAQVAQNLGHAGLTLTVPEVNSMGMAIFGGQSLEQVFAKDYDAIIVVENDLYRRLPAKQVDAALAKAKDLIVLDHSETETVKKATVVLSAASFAEGDGTVVSQEGRAQRFYQVYDPSYYKPELAIKESWRWLHAIETGLKGQAISWTLLDDVIEAVAKNVPALEAIQDVAPDAGFRVHGLKVAREPRRYSGRTSMRAPLSVHEPKQPVDKDSALTFSMEGYVGNQTPSPLVPFAWSAGWNSPQAWNKFQDKVGGHLKGGDSGIRLFDRLAKRPVRTFVAPAPVLINAESFRLVPMHHIFGSGEFTVKTPAMETRIPEAVFAVGEQDAARLNVQDGQTITVKAGDTSIVLPVQVIEYLPTGYIGYPVGLAPTVSLAEPVSVAVGA
- the nuoF gene encoding NADH-quinone oxidoreductase subunit NuoF, which codes for MNTEPKPIYGDGNPETHPLTWRLSKQEHVRSADDYEALEGYAGFKKAIELKPAEVLDVIKAATVKGRGGAGFPAGIKWSLMAPNDGGPRYLICNADEMEPGTFKDRLLMEKLPHQLIEGMLIAGYTLEATQGYIFIRGEYIEAASYLNEALEQIRAKGYLGENILGTGWNFDMHVHTGAGRYICGEETALINSLEGRRANPRTKPPFPQVAGAWGRPTIVNNVETFNNLPAIILRGPEWYVGLSEGKSKDPGTKIYGASGKVKFPGLWELPFGTTAREVIEDYAGGMRDGLTLKAWLPGGASTDFLAAEHIDLPMDAESIMKAGSRLGTCLLMVVDETQCMVSATRNLEEFFARESCGFCTPCRDGLPWAVKALKAIETGEGKMEDIEHLQELTKKLWIGKTFCAHAPGAMEPLMGALKYFRSEFEAKVTNSPIAQASHVEQA